CCAGGAGTATCCGCAGTACGGCAGCGGCGACTTCCGGCGTCCGGCTTACCAGGTTCAGCTGGCTGACGGCACACGGATCTCCGAGCTGAAGTATGTGGGCTATGTTATTACGCCGGGCAAGCCGGCCCTTGAAGGCCTGCCTGCCGTATATGCTGAGAACGAGTCGGAAGCGCAGACCCTTGAGCTTACCCTGAAGGACGATTACGCCGGACTGACAGTCAGACTGCTATATACAGTGTTCGCCGATCATAGCGCGATCACCCGTTCCGTGCGCTTCGAGCATCAAGGGGATGTCCCGCTGCGGCTGGAGCAGGCGCTTAGCGCCTCGGTCGATTTCGCCGATTCCGCCTATGACACGCTGCATCTGAGCGGCGCCTGGGCGCGGGAGCGCCATGTTCAGCGCCGTCCGCTTACCCCCGGGGCCGCCCTCTCTCTGGAGAGCCGCCGCGGTTCGAGCAGCCATCAGGCCAACCCGTTCCTGGCGCTGCTGCGCTCCGGTGCGGATGAGGACCAGGGCGATGTCTATGGCTTCAGCCTGGTCTACAGCGGCAGCTTCAGCGCCACGGCCGATGTGGAGCAGTTCGGACAGACCCGGGTAAGCATCGGGATCAATCCGTTTGACTTCTCCTGGCTGCTGGAGCCTGGCCAGTCCTTCCAGACCCCGGAGGCGGTGCTCGTCTACTCCGGCGAAGGCCTCGGCGGCATGTCGCGCACGTACCACCGTCTCTACCGGACCCGGCTCTGCCGTGGGGTCTACCGCGACCAGGCCCGGCCGATTCTGGTCAACAACTGGGAGGCGACCTACTTCGACTTCGATGCCGACAAAATCGCCACCATCGCCAAAGCAGCAGGCCCGCTCGGCATTGAGCTGTTCGTGCTTGACGACGGCTGGTTCGGACGGCGCGACAAGGACGACAGCTCGCTCGGCGACTGGTTCGAGGACCGCCGCAAGCTGCCCGAAGGGCTGGATGATCTGGCAGGCCGGGTGAACCGGGAAGGCCTCCAGTTCGGACTGTGGGTGGAGCCGGAGATGGTCTCGCCCGACAGTGAGCTATACCGCAAGCACCCGGACTGGTGCCTGCATGCCGCAGGACGCCGCCGCACGGAAGGGCGGAACCAGCTGATCCTGGATCTCTCCCGCCCGGAGGTATGCGATTATCTGTATGAGACATTAAGCACGGTCTTCTCCAGTGCACCGATAAGCTATGTCAAATGGGATATGAACCGCAACATGACCGAGATTGCTTCAGCGGGCGCCAATCCCGAACGGCAGCAGGAAACTGCCCACCGCTATATGCTGGGCCTGTATGATCTGCTGGAGCGTCTGACCTCCCGTTTCCCGGATATTCTGTTCGAGAGCTGCTCCGGCGGCGGCGGCCGGTTCGATCCGGGGATGCTGTTCTATATGCCGCAGACCTGGACCAGCGACAACACCGATGCGGTGGAGCGCCTGGCGATCCAGTACGGCACCAGTATCGTCTATCCGGCCAGCAGCATGGGCGCACATGTATCTGCCGTTCCGAACCATCAGGTAGACCGCATCACCACCCTGGCTACACGCGGGGATGTGGCGATGAGCGGCAACTTCGGCTATGAGCTGGACCTGACGAAATTCACTGAAGCGGAGGCCGAGCTGGCGGCCCGGCAGATTGCCCAGTACAAGGAGATCCGCACTCTTGTCCAGCAGGGCGAGATGTACCGCTTGCTTAGCCCATTCGAGGGCAGCGGAGAGACAGCTTGGATGTTCGTCAGCGAGGACAAGACCGAAGCCTTCGTCGCTTATTTCCGGGTGCTGGCCATACCGAATCCTCCAATCTCGCGCCTTACGCTCAAAGGACTTAATCCCGAACTGGATTATGTCATTGAGACGGGGGCAAAAGGCAGCAACGGGCATATCCACGGCGGCGCAGAAGCCTCTGCACCTGCAAATGGCGTCAGCTCCGCTCCATTCCAGACCGCCTTTGACGGCACACCGCTGGGCGGTGACCGCCTGATGCGTATCGGTCTTGTGGTCTCCGACCTGCGCGGGGATTACGCCAGCTGCACCTACCGGTTAAGAGCAGTTCAGCGTTAATCCTAAGCAGAATAGCTCCCCCCGAGCGGGGATTCACTAACAAAGCAAAAGAACTTTAGTCTCCGTAGAGGCTGAAGTTCTTTTTTATTGTGGATACTCATTCACATCGAACAAGCACCTTCTGTTAACTTTGATCAAGCAATGCCTGCTCTTTGTCTTTATCCAATAGAACAATAATCGCCGGAAGGACAATCAAGGTGCTGAGCAGGCACAGTAACGTATCCAGCACAGTAGTCACCCCAAAAAGCTTAACCACTTCAAAGTTAGTAAACATCAGTGCGCTGAAGCCGCCTACGACAGTGAGACCCGAAGCTGTAACCGCCCGCCCTACTTTTGTCATCGCCGTAATTATAGCTGCCTTTATATCCAATCCGTTGGCTTTCTCTTCCAGATACCGTTCCATGAACAGGATTGTGAATTCTGTACCAATGCCCAGCACAAGCGCACCAAGAACAGCGGTTAGCGGGTTGATATCTATACCCAGTATGAAGAGCAATGCTGTCGACCAGCCATTAACCAGGATGATAGGTAGAATCGGGAAAAAGGCCCGCTTTAAATTACGGTACACAAAAAACAGTCCTGCCATAATAGCCAGTAATCCGGAAAATAACGATGTGTGCCGGCTATCCGTCAGACCATTCAGAGCTTTGACCTGCAGCACTTGAATACCCACGGAATGGGCACGGACTCCATCAGGAAGATTGCTATAGTTCTCTAAGCGGCTAAGCAGCTGCTCTTGGTCCTGCGTACTGATATTATCTATAGTAAAACGGATATGAGCCATTCTCCGGTCCTCCGACAAATACGGAGCCGTCATCTCAGTGGGAAGCTGAGCCAGAATCTTCGCTATCGTAGCTGAATCAGCTGTGACAACCTCCGGCTGGATTGCAGACATGGCATTAATGATACTTGAGCTTCCCTGTATCTCCGGATTCCCGGTAACGGCCTGCTTTTGGAACATATCCATCCACTGTATAATTTCCGGCTCTGTCACATCCTGTGCTTCGATCATCCAATCCAGGGTCAAGGAGTTGTCCATCACCTCGCGGATCTCATTCAATTCAACCAGAGCAGGCACCTTTTGCGGCATGAGCTTCTCAATGTTACTCTCCACATTCAGTTTGTGATCCACACTGAAGCCTGCAATAGCCACGATAAGGGGAAGGATCAGCATCGCTTTGGGATGCTCGATTACGTACTTCGCCAAGCCACCAAGGGCGCGTTCGACCACATTGTCAGCTTTTCCTGTACGCAGCTTGATGCCCTTCCGGTCTCTAAGAATAAGCAGGGGAAGGAGGAGACCAAGACTCACCGCGTACATGATACATACGCCAATTGCCAGCATTAGGCCAAAGTCCTTGATCATCGGCATCTCCGAAAATAGCAGGGTCAGGAAACCCGCAGACATAATGATGACCGCTATACCCACAGCAGGAGCCATATGTCTTACCGCAGCAGCCATTGCTTTGGGTGAATCCCCTTTTTTGACCAATTCCTCTTCGTAGCGGTTATGGAACTGCAGTGCAAAGTCTGTCCCCAGACCGATCAGGATAGGTAACAGCGCCATTGTTGCTATGCTCAGCGGCATACCGATGTAGCCCATCAAGCCGAACACCCACACCATTCCTACCATAACCACAGGTAACGACAGCAAACGCCAGCGGACCGGGAATATAAGCAGCAGCACGATGATCATTAAGATTATAACGGTCAGCAGCATAGTAACAATATCTTTCGAGATGAAGTCGTCTATGGTTTTGGAAATGGCAGGTATTCCGGAAAATAAAGAATGGGTTTCAGCAATGGAATGCTCCGCAATGATCAGTTCCAGCTGATCGGTCGCATCCGACATTTCTTGTAAGCTCAAACCGCTCTCCAGCTGGATATTAAATAGAACACTGTGGCCATTCTCGGAAAGCAGCTGGGCAACGGCTGTTTGCGGTGCACCTGACTCATCAAATAGCGCATAGCGCACAAAAGCCTCATTCGTTGAAGCCAATCCGCCAATCTCGTTCATTTGACGGATTTGTTCTCCATATTGAGCAGCGATGGCCTGTTCTGCCTGCTGTTTGGCGGCATCGGCTGCCTGCGCTTGTTGCTTCTCATCTCCCCCTTTATTCTTTACAGCAGCCGTTGCCTCCGTCATAGCTTGCTGAATTTGCAGGGACATTTGTTCTTGGAGTTGACTCGATTGCTGCTCAGCCTGCCGGGCATACACCTCGGCGATCGATACCGGGCTGGTCACGGAGAAGACCCTGTCACCCGCGGCAAGCTCCTGCTGAAGACTGTTCAGCGTCGATAGTATGTCGTGATTCAACAGCAGATTGTCACTTCCGCGCAGCAGCAATACGAGACTCTCTCCCCCGAATTGCCGCTGAAAGCGGTCATTGTGAATGGACACCGGCGAATCCTTGGACAACAGCATATCCACATTCGTTTTTACCTCAATACGGGTTAATCCATACCCCATTCCTCCAGTAATCAATGCCATAATGATCACAATCGGAGTAGCCCGTCTCGTGATCAGCATTCCTGCGTTATGAAAAAGATTCTTCAGAAACAATTCTCTCACTCCAATTCTATTGTCTTCACACAAAAAACCAAAAAACTAGCCATAACGCGACTTAAAAGCGACCTGAGCGAAAGATGGAATACAGCAGCCAGGCGAACATTAACAGTGAGATCACGATTGCGGTTTCCAGTACCGGAAGCCTCCAGAGTATTGTTGGTACCCCATTGATGGAATAGCCTATAATCAGGCCGAGCAGCACAAGGCTTAGCGCAAGCAGAACTATACTGAAGGACATCTGATTGCTGATCCGGTCCAGCTTCTTCATGAGCTGCTCAAGCTGTGGAGAGACTACCTCCACCTGCACCTTCCCCTTGTTTAACATTGCAGTTATACGTTTCATTGTTATAGGCAGCTCGCCCATAATCTGCAGATAATCCGGGACACCCTCAAATGTATTTTTCAAAAAACCCCAGGGGCTCAGCCGTTCCAGATACAGCCTTCTTCCGATCGGCTCTGCCACATGCAGCATACTGAAATCCGGGTCCAGCTCAGCAACTACTCCTTCTGTAGTAAGAATGGCTTTGCCAACCATCGTTAACTCGGAAGGAACACGTATCCCATGCTTGAACGCCACGCCAAACAAATCATTCAGCATATCTCCCA
This region of Paenibacillus sp. FSL K6-1096 genomic DNA includes:
- a CDS encoding hydrophobe/amphiphile efflux-3 (HAE3) family transporter, producing the protein MFLKNLFHNAGMLITRRATPIVIIMALITGGMGYGLTRIEVKTNVDMLLSKDSPVSIHNDRFQRQFGGESLVLLLRGSDNLLLNHDILSTLNSLQQELAAGDRVFSVTSPVSIAEVYARQAEQQSSQLQEQMSLQIQQAMTEATAAVKNKGGDEKQQAQAADAAKQQAEQAIAAQYGEQIRQMNEIGGLASTNEAFVRYALFDESGAPQTAVAQLLSENGHSVLFNIQLESGLSLQEMSDATDQLELIIAEHSIAETHSLFSGIPAISKTIDDFISKDIVTMLLTVIILMIIVLLLIFPVRWRLLSLPVVMVGMVWVFGLMGYIGMPLSIATMALLPILIGLGTDFALQFHNRYEEELVKKGDSPKAMAAAVRHMAPAVGIAVIIMSAGFLTLLFSEMPMIKDFGLMLAIGVCIMYAVSLGLLLPLLILRDRKGIKLRTGKADNVVERALGGLAKYVIEHPKAMLILPLIVAIAGFSVDHKLNVESNIEKLMPQKVPALVELNEIREVMDNSLTLDWMIEAQDVTEPEIIQWMDMFQKQAVTGNPEIQGSSSIINAMSAIQPEVVTADSATIAKILAQLPTEMTAPYLSEDRRMAHIRFTIDNISTQDQEQLLSRLENYSNLPDGVRAHSVGIQVLQVKALNGLTDSRHTSLFSGLLAIMAGLFFVYRNLKRAFFPILPIILVNGWSTALLFILGIDINPLTAVLGALVLGIGTEFTILFMERYLEEKANGLDIKAAIITAMTKVGRAVTASGLTVVGGFSALMFTNFEVVKLFGVTTVLDTLLCLLSTLIVLPAIIVLLDKDKEQALLDQS
- a CDS encoding alpha-galactosidase translates to MNIYADETLGLFHLQSKDTSYIIKLVEGYPAHVYWGARLRHDNNLAGVLELRERASFSPTPLPDKPSLSLDALPQEYPQYGSGDFRRPAYQVQLADGTRISELKYVGYVITPGKPALEGLPAVYAENESEAQTLELTLKDDYAGLTVRLLYTVFADHSAITRSVRFEHQGDVPLRLEQALSASVDFADSAYDTLHLSGAWARERHVQRRPLTPGAALSLESRRGSSSHQANPFLALLRSGADEDQGDVYGFSLVYSGSFSATADVEQFGQTRVSIGINPFDFSWLLEPGQSFQTPEAVLVYSGEGLGGMSRTYHRLYRTRLCRGVYRDQARPILVNNWEATYFDFDADKIATIAKAAGPLGIELFVLDDGWFGRRDKDDSSLGDWFEDRRKLPEGLDDLAGRVNREGLQFGLWVEPEMVSPDSELYRKHPDWCLHAAGRRRTEGRNQLILDLSRPEVCDYLYETLSTVFSSAPISYVKWDMNRNMTEIASAGANPERQQETAHRYMLGLYDLLERLTSRFPDILFESCSGGGGRFDPGMLFYMPQTWTSDNTDAVERLAIQYGTSIVYPASSMGAHVSAVPNHQVDRITTLATRGDVAMSGNFGYELDLTKFTEAEAELAARQIAQYKEIRTLVQQGEMYRLLSPFEGSGETAWMFVSEDKTEAFVAYFRVLAIPNPPISRLTLKGLNPELDYVIETGAKGSNGHIHGGAEASAPANGVSSAPFQTAFDGTPLGGDRLMRIGLVVSDLRGDYASCTYRLRAVQR